The Henckelia pumila isolate YLH828 chromosome 2, ASM3356847v2, whole genome shotgun sequence genome includes a window with the following:
- the LOC140880644 gene encoding uncharacterized protein, whose amino-acid sequence MEDKNLKFVCKLCNKKYPCGKSLGGHMRSHVTANSAESDRNFDCGRQFLVKESGFTDFLDGQSSYGLRENPKKTWRAVDSSFPLPQEKVCKQCGKTFQSMKALCGHMACHSDKDKLELDSYSDNENGDRMVRTRSSKSDKRYDKIIFKSPMCLADNNDSSSVSEVDLQEQEEVAICLMLLSMDSVYKDCVNSVVECSDNNSVTLETKSSSIDLGIGTKECLNNVNQNGDMKVKDGCFDGEIPPMENSDSGYFLDECGNVESDTSVDRFYGDGKCKEYGARFRKKMDKITCYKPVFKKETTIENGYDYTCMASNSVRVDSKRRMSCPENLESQSKSCKKMKSKLGEVEAANYPQQRNKYECLNCKRSFNSYHALGGHRPCHKRSNESEINVNNPDYSTDFRKKGHVSSECAERIANPRKNKGHVCPFCRRVFKNGQALGGHKRTHFIGARMESAYQNPVTKPKLLDLNLPAPEETEEDGHCRPVLF is encoded by the coding sequence ATGGAGGATAAAAACCTGAAGTTTGTTTGCAAGTTGTGCAACAAGAAGTACCCTTGTGGGAAGTCACTGGGAGGTCATATGAGGTCTCATGTAACTGCAAATTCAGCTGAATCTGACAGAAACTTCGATTGCGGGCGGCAGTTTTTGGTGAAAGAATCAGGTTTTACTGATTTTTTAGATGGTCAATCTAGTTATGGGTTAAGGGAGAATCCCAAGAAGACATGGAGAGCTGTGGATTCAAGTTTCCCTCTGCCACAGGAGAAGGTTTGCAAGCAATGTGGCAAAACCTTTCAATCAATGAAAGCATTGTGTGGCCATATGGCTTGCCATTCTGACAAAGATAAGCTGGAGCTGGATAGTTATTCTGATAACGAAAATGGAGATCGAATGGTGAGAACAAGATCTTCAAAGAGTGATAAGAGGTatgataaaattatatttaagaGTCCTATGTGTTTAGCTGATAACAATGATTCTTCGTCTGTATCTGAAGTTGATCTACAAGAGCAAGAGGAGGTAGCTATATGTTTGATGTTGCTATCTATGGATTCTGTCTACAAGGATTGTGTTAATTCAGTTGTTGAATGTTCTGACAATAATTCTGTTACTCTTGAGACTAAATCTTCTTCTATTGACTTGGGTATTGGTACTAAGGAATGCTTAAATAATGTTAACCAAAATGGAGATATGAAGGTAAAAGATGGTTGCTTTGATGGTGAAATTCCTCCAATGGAGAATTCTGATTCTGGGTATTTTTTGGATGAATGCGGTAATGTTGAGTCTGATACATCGGTTGACCGGTTTTACGGTGATGGAAAATGTAAGGAGTATGGTGCTAGATTTAGGAAGAAAATGGACAAAATCACCTGTTACAAACCAGTGTTCAAAAAGGAAACGACGATTGAAAATGGATATGATTATACCTGTATGGCTTCAAATTCTGTTAGAGTTGACTCCAAAAGGAGAATGTCCTGTCCTGAAAATCTTGAATCACAGAGTAAATCGTGTAAGAAGATGAAGAGTAAGTTGGGAGAAGTTGAAGCAGCAAATTATCCTCAGCAAAGAAATAAATATGAATGTTTGAACTGCAAAAGGTCCTTTAACTCTTACCATGCTCTCGGAGGGCACAGACCCTGCCATAAGAGAAGCAATGAATCCGAAATAAATGTGAACAACCCGGACTATTCTACTGATTTCAGAAAAAAGGGCCATGTTTCATCTGAATGTGCCGAGAGAATTGCCAATCCCAGGAAAAACAAAGGGCATGTTTGTCCATTCTGCAGGAGAGTTTTCAAGAATGGCCAGGCTTTAGGTGGACACAAGAGGACGCATTTCATCGGTGCTCGCATGGAAAGTGCCTATCAAAATCCTGTAACAAAGCCTAAGCTACTCGATCTTAATCTTCCAGCTCCCGAAGAGACTGAGGAGGATGGACATTGCCGGCCAGTTCTTTTCTAG